The genome window GAACGGCGCCAGCGTCGTCATGTACGAAGGGGCGCCCAACTGGCCGGACAACGGCCGGTTCTGGGAGATCATCGAGAAGTACAAGGTCAGCATCTTCTACACCGCCCCGACCGCGATCCGCGCGTTCATCAAGTGGGGGGACGAGTGGCCGAACAAGCATGATCTGTCGTCGCTGCGGCTCCTGGGCTCGGTCGGCGAGCCGATCAATCCCGAAGCCTGGATGTGGTACCACAAGGTCATCGGCGCGGAGCGGTGCCCGATTGTCGATACGTGGTGGCAGACCGAGACCGGCGCGATCATGATCAGCCCGCTTCCGGGGATCACCAGCACCAAGCCCGGCTCCTGCACGCGTCCGCTGCCGGGGGTCGTTCCGGACATCGTGACCAAGAGCGGCAAGTCGCTTGGCCCGAACGAAGGGGGTCTGCTGGTCATGAAGCAGAGCTGGCCGAGCATGCTCCGCACGCTCTACGGCGACCACGACCGGTATCTCAAGACCTATTTCAGCGACATCGAAGGCTGCTACTTCGCCGGGGACGGAGCCCGCCGCGATGAAGACGGGTTCTACTGGGTCATGGGCCGCGTCGACGACGTGCTGAACGTCTCGGGTCACCGGCTCTCGACGATGGAGGTCGAAAGCGCTCTTGTCTCGCATCCGCTCGTCGCCGAGGCGGCGGTCGTCGGCTTCCCGCACGAGATCAAGGGGGAAGGGATCTGCTGCTTCGTGATCCCGAAGGGGCAGACGCCGGAAGACGCCGCCAAGCAGGACCTCATCAACCACGTCCGCAAGCAGATCGGCGCCCTGGCGACGCCGGATCAGATCCGCTTCACGAGCGCCCTGCCCAAGACCCGCAGCGGCAAGATCATGCGGCGCCTGCTCCGCGACATCGCGGCGGGCAAGGAATCTCAGGGCGATACGACGACGCTCGAGGACTACACGGTCCTGGCGAAGCTGCGGGAAGAGGACGAATAGTCCTTCCGGCGCGGCGTCAGAGACGCGCTAGAGGCGCTCGACGAGCTCGTATTCCCACAGCCCTCCCGGTCCCGTGGCCCGCTCGAAGCGGTAGCGGGCCGCGAGGACGCGGGATGCCTGGAAGCCTTCGCCATCGACCGGGGCGGCGACGAACTCCGCTTCGCTGCGGGTGAGGATTTCGAACCGCAGCTCCGTCCCCCGCGCGTCCGCCAGCCAGTACTCCTCGACCCCGGCGTCGAAATACGCCTTGCGAAGACGCCGGGTGTCCTTGGCGACGGAACTGGGACTGACGACCTCGACGACGAGGTCGGGCGGGCCTTCGATCTCCAGATAGCTCCCGGGCTTTCCGGCCGCCGCGGGGATGAGCCGTACCCGTCCCGACTCGATGGCCGTGTGGGACACGACCACGACATCCGGCTCGACGCTGAGGTCGATATCGGGGCAGCTTACGCGAGTGTTGTCGATGAAGACGTGGCCGACGCGAGTCGCCTTGAGGCGAAACCGGATCACGGCCCCCAGTTCGGTGTTCGGGGCGGAGTGGTAGAACAGGTTGTCGGGACTGCTGTCCACCTCGATCGATCCGTCGACGTAGTCGATCCGGCCCGATTCCGGAAACTCCTCAGAGAACGCCCACTGGCGAAACGCCGCGAGCGAGTCGATCCCGTACGGGATGCGAAGCTCGTCTTCGAAGAGAATGCTCGCAGTCATGGGCGTCACGCGAAATGGCGGTCTGTTGTCCCCTCGGGATTCTATCCCGCGCGGAGGACGTGAGCCTACCCGGGAAGCTGGGGTGGCTCCCCCTGGACGTCCGGCTCCTTAACCGACCCAGCGAACCGGGTCGGTCTCTTTGC of Planctomyces sp. SH-PL14 contains these proteins:
- a CDS encoding Uma2 family endonuclease, with the protein product MTASILFEDELRIPYGIDSLAAFRQWAFSEEFPESGRIDYVDGSIEVDSSPDNLFYHSAPNTELGAVIRFRLKATRVGHVFIDNTRVSCPDIDLSVEPDVVVVSHTAIESGRVRLIPAAAGKPGSYLEIEGPPDLVVEVVSPSSVAKDTRRLRKAYFDAGVEEYWLADARGTELRFEILTRSEAEFVAAPVDGEGFQASRVLAARYRFERATGPGGLWEYELVERL